In Aedes albopictus strain Foshan chromosome 3, AalbF5, whole genome shotgun sequence, the following are encoded in one genomic region:
- the LOC134290883 gene encoding uncharacterized protein LOC134290883 — MSTIKRGELPNYEDTIHFLKDRVSVLERCRDTDEEAKAQRTSAKPATRKQAFPNANAATAPPSADQRCTICDESHVTYKCSVFNGLSVSDRLAKVKQKNVCYNCLRSGHSVKNCPSKKSCSKCNKRHHTLLHLEGGAISSQPANENSANGVPGSAQPAASAVRQQSAENQPSVTAAHSNNPVNPASQVVLLTALVNVMDHQQRPRVCKALLDCGSQITGQVPLVKINLENWELPQGLRLADPSFHEPCHVDLLIGMDWFYDIMKPGCLKIDDNLPSLHDSKLGWLVGGKLPDCSSNLVLNSCAVRVDPVEELVQKFWEVEGVSSEVVLSSEEEQCESQFASTHRRDDSGRFIVHLPLKDNASQLSDSRTMALRRFFMLESKLQRHPDLKAQYDAFMDEYESLGHCREVQERDDSPGILKWYLPHHAVLRPSNTTTKCRVVFDASAKVAGLSLNDVLMTGYNVQSDLLSIILRFRRYRYVMSADVAKMYRQVAVDPAFTPLQRIFWRKSPQDPLRVLELTTVTYGTASAPFLATRSLLQLARDERETFPLASAVVEKNVYIDDALFGSDDFLQACELRDQLIALLQSGGMHLHKWSSNTSQLLSPIPSEDRDSCASFSESGLNEVIKTLGLMWNPSTDEFLFRSSPSEKASRPTKRQVLSKIAKIYDPLGLISPVVVLAKIVMQKLWISKLNWDDPLDDTLLNEWESFLMSLPTSEQIRIPRHVLSNKVVRYELHGFADASQKAYGACVYVRSIFPDGSASTKLVSAKSKVAPISPLTIPRKELLAALLLSRLISKVESALEMSFSSIVLWSDSQVVLAWLHKPLGNLQTFVRHRVTEITSNTSHVWKYVRTDQNPADTVSRGQSARELANNEQWWNGPQFLCFVDYPEERPQSLQDCEIPELRVELAALSVMNYEEFPVLTKFASFRKCQRIVAYMLRFISNARKKQADRVMSRYLTIPELRAASNLIVGAVQHQEFAKEIECVRADEPNHRLNNLKPFLDEDLLRVGGRLGQSQLPFGVKHQLILPSNNPIVHGLISDVHRENHHAGNSMVQYLLRQHFWLINARSTIRKVLRTCVTCFRTNPTTIDQQMGDLPSYRINPAPVFERVGLDFAGPIYVKQSVRKATPVKGYICVFICMVTKAMHLEAVEDLSTDSFLAAFQRFVSRRGYPKEVFSDNGTNFIGARSALQELYRLFKEETTQNKIFAYCQAKQIVWKTIPPNAPHFGGLWEAGVKRVKTVLKRVYQSTSLTLSGLSTLLCQIEAILNSRPLYSQSNDPTEPEALTPGHFIANRPLLAIPEPSVVGIPTNRLSHWQHIQQLREHFWKRWSREYLTELQVRGKWTKQKANIQPGMVVLLKDDNLPPQCWNLGRVERVHPGADNLQPTEEASSSGGDSLHHESSAHPTNDERTTTTKGVLNSKAAIIKLTAEQQPASEFFHPSSRQSHNSESEAEAKENDWVPRADRMIPSTATNGGALVA; from the exons ATGTCAACGATAAAGCGAGGAGAACTCCCAAACTACGAAGACACCATACATTTCCTGAAAGACCGCGTCTCAGTTCTGGAGAGATGCCGCGATACGGATGAAGAAGCCAAGGCACAGCGTACATCGGCGAAACCAGCTACGAGGAAGCAGGCGTTTCCCAATGCCAACGCAGCGACAGCTCCTCCATCAGCGGATCAGCGGTGCACCATTTGTGATGAAAGCCATGTGACGTACAAGTGCTCTGTGTTCAACGGCTTGAGTGTGAGTGATCGACTGGCCAAAGTCAAACAGAAGAACGTGTGCTACAACTGCTTGAGAAGTGGACATAGTGTGAAGAACTGCCCATCGAAGAAGTCGTGCTCCAAGTGCAACAAGCGGCACCACACCCTGCTCCATTTGGAAGGTGGTGCAATCTCGTCGCAGCCTGCGAATGAAAATTCAGCGAATGGAGTTCCAGGATCAGCCCAACCGGCGGCGTCGGCTGTCAGACAGCAGTCGGCCGAGAACCAGCCATCAGTGACAGCAGCGCATTCTAACAACCCGGTGAACCCAGCGAGCCAGGTGGTGTTGCTCACTGCCCTTGTCAACGTTATGGACCATCAACAGCGGCCTCGTGTGTGCAAAGCCCTGCTAGACTGCGGATCTCAG ATAACTGGTCAGGTTCCGTTGGTCAAGATAAATTTGGAGAATTGGGAACTTCCTCAAGGTCTCAGACTGGCTGATCCATCCTTCCATGAACCTTGCCACGTTGATTTGCTCATTGGAATGGACTGGTTCTATGACATTATGAAACCAGGGTGTTTGAAAATAGACGATAATCTCCCTAGTCTTCACGACTCTAAGCTTGGTTGGTTAGTCGGGGGCAAGTTGCCTGACTGTTCTTCCAATCTTGTGCTGAATTCCTGTGCCGTTCGAGTTGACCCCGTTGAAGAACTAGTGCAGAAATTTTGGGAAGTTGAAGGTGTGTCTTCAGAGGTGGTTCTGTCCAGTGAGGAAGAGCAGTGTGAATCGCAATTCGCATCAACCCATCGTCGAGACGACAGCGGTCGTTTCATCGTTCACCTCCCATTGAAGGACAACGCATCTCAACTATCGGATTCCCGTACCATGGCCTTGCGACGATTTTTCATGCTGGAATCTAAACTACAACGTCATCCAGATTTAAAAGCCCAGTATGATGCCTTCATGGACGAGTACGAATCTCTTGGGCACTGCCGGGAGGTCCAAGAACGCGacgattctcctggaattctgaaGTGGTATCTTCCCCACCATGCCGTCCTCCGCCCATCGAACACAACTACAAAATGCCGGGTGGTATTCGACGCATCTGCAAAGGTGGCCGGATTGTCCCTCAACGATGTTTTGATGACCGGATACAACGTTCAGAGCGATTTGTTGTCTATCATCCTACGGTTCCGGAGGTATCGATACGTTATGAGCGCCGATGTAGCCAAAATGTACCGCCAGGTTGCCGTAGATCCCGCTTTCACTCCACTACaacggattttttggagaaagtcGCCCCAAGACCCACTACGTGTTCTTGAACTAACTACTGTGACGTACGGAACGGCCTCAGCCCCTTTCTTGGCCACACGATCTCTGCTGCAACTTGCACGGGATGAACGAGAAACCTTTCCGCTCGCTTCCGCTGTTGTCGAGAAAAATGTCTACATAGACGATGCTCTTTTTGGTTCCGACGATTTCCTACAAGCATGTGAGCTTCGAGATCAGCTGATAGCCTTGCTCCAGTCCGGTGGAATGCACCTTCACAAGTGGTCATCCAACACTAGTCAGCTCCTATCGCCCATTCCCAGTGAAGATCGAGACAGCTGCGCATCTTTCAGCGAAAGTGGCCTCAACGAGGTCATCAAAACCTTGGGATTGATGTGGAATCCTTCCACAGACGAGTTCTTGTTCCGATCATCCCCTTCAGAAAAGGCCAGCAGACCCACCAAGCGTCAAGTCCTGTCCAAGATTGCCAAGATTTACGATCCGCTCGGACTTATTTCTCCAGTGGTGGTACTGGCAAAAATAGTCATGCAGAAATTGTGGATCAGCAAGCTGAATTGGGATGATCCGTTAGACGATACCCTCCTGAACGAGTGGGAGAGCTTTCTGATGTCACTGCCAACTTCGGAGCAAATTCGCATTCCACGCCATGTGTTATCGAACAAGGTGGTGCGGTACGAATTGCACGGATTCGCGGACGCGTCCCAGAAGGCGTATGGGGCATGCGTGTATGTTCGCTCAATATTCCCTGATGGCAGCGCATCGACGAAGTTGGTCAGCGCTAAGTCTAAAGTTGCACCGATTTCACCCCTGACAATCCCTCGAAAGGAATTACTAGCAGCCCTTCTTTTGTCAAGATTGATTAGTAAGGTCGAATCAGCGTTGGAGATGAGCTTCAGTTCCATCGTTCTCTGGTCGGATAGTCAAGTTGTATTGGCATGGTTACACAAACCGCTTGGCAATCTCCAAACCTTCGTCCGCCACAGAGTCACAGAGATCACATCGAATACTAGTCACGTTTGGAAATATGTTCGCACGGATCAGAACCCCGCCGATACTGTATCTCGAGGACAGTCTGCAAGAGAGTTAGCTAACAACGAGCAATGGTGGAATGGTCCTCAGTTTTTGTGCTTCGTGGATTACCCAGAAGAGCGGCCACAGTCACTCCAAGATTGCGAAATTCCCGAACTCAGGGTTGAGCTAGCTGCACTGTCGGTCATGAACTACGAGGAATTCCCTGTGTTGACAAAGTTTGCTTCGTTCCGGAAATGCCAACGGATTGTTGCCTACATGCTACGCTTCATTTCGAACGCTCGAAAGAAGCAGGCCGACCGAGTGATGTCCCGGTATCTCACTATTCCTGAACTACGGGCGGCATCAAATTTGATCGTTGGAGCCGTTCAGCATCAGGAGTTTGCCAAGGAGATCGAGTGTGTACGAGCAGACGAACCCAACCATCGTCTGAACAATTTGAAACCATTTCTCGACGAGGATTTACTGCGAGTTGGAGGTAGGCTTGGTCAGTCTCAGCTTCCATTCGGAGTGAAACACCAGCTAATATTACCAAGCAACAACCCCATCGTGCACGGTTTGATAAGCGACGTCCATCGAGAGAATCACCATGCCGGAAACTCCATGGTACAATACCTTTTGCGACAACATTTCTGGTTGATCAACGCGAGATCGACAATTCGAAAGGTGCTGAGAACCTGCGTTACCTGCTTTAGGACGAATCCTACCACAATTGATCAGCAAATGGGAGACCTACCATCGTATCGGATTAACCCAGCGCCAGTCTTCGAGAGGGTTGGGCTTGACTTTGCCGGACCAATCTACGTCAAGCAGTCAGTTCGAAAGGCGACTCCGGTAAAGGGCTACATCTGTGTCTTCATCTGCATGGTGACAAAGGCCATGCATCTGGAAGCCGTGGAAGATCTGTCCACAGACTCGTTCCTTGCGGCTTTTCAACGATTCGTGTCCAGACGAGGATATCCGAAGGAAGTCTTTTCCGATAACGGGACCAATTTCATCGGAGCTAGGTCAGCACTGCAGGAGCTCTATCGGTTATTCAAGGAGGAGACGACCCAGAACAAGATCTTCGCGTATTGCCAAGCAAAGCAGATTGTTTGGAAGACCATTCCCCCAAATGCGCCACACTTTGGAGGGCTTTGGGAGGCCGGTGTGAAAAGAGTTAAAACAGTGCTCAAAAGGGTTTACCAATCCACCTCCCTAACACTCTCCGGACTATCCACCCTGTTGTGCCAGATTGAAGCAATCCTCAACTCGAGACCACTTTATTCCCAATCTAACGATCCGACGGAACCTGAAGCGTTGACACCTGGACATTTTATTGCCAACCGTCCGCTATTAGCAATTCCCGAACCGTCTGTAGTAGGTATCCCGACCAATCGTTTGTCCCACTGGCAGCACATACAACAGCTTCGCGAGCACTTCTGGAAACGATGGTCGAGAGAGTATCTTACCGAATTACAAGTGCGAGGCAAATGGACCAAACAGAAAGCTAACATTCAACCGGGAATGGTTGTTCTCCTGAAGGATGACAATTTGCCCCCACAGTGCTGGAATCTGGGTCGGGTAGAAAGGGTACACCCGGGAGCCGATAACCTG CAGCCAACTGAAGAAGCGTCTAGCAGTGGCGGCGACAGTTTGCACCACGAGAGCTCCGCCCATCCAACCAACGacgaacgaacgacgacgacgaagggaGTGCTGAACAGCAAAGCGGCGATAATAAAATTGACGGCCGAACAGCAACCAGCGTCAGAATTCTTTCATCCGTCGTCGAGACAGTCACACAACAGCGAGAGCGAAGCCGAAGCGAAGGAGAACGATTGGGTTCCACGTGCGGACCGCATGATCCCGTCGACAGCAACGAACGGCGGTGCGCTGGTAGCGTGA